From one Triticum aestivum cultivar Chinese Spring chromosome 4B, IWGSC CS RefSeq v2.1, whole genome shotgun sequence genomic stretch:
- the LOC123093403 gene encoding uncharacterized protein yields the protein MASLTPGILLKVLKHINSDVKVCGEHRSILLQVISIVPAITGSELWPDHGFFIKVSDSSHSTYVSLSKEDNELILSNKLQLGQFIYVEKVQSSVPVPVLVGVRAVPGRNPFIGNPKDLMQMSTPSGVLEALDQQRKTTKPTELSESEKENSQRKVVIKEQKAGVASRYMLGISSNNGKITNLNSSMDSDKSSNGGSSVCDANQKLVSSATKVKQEPKPQERPNITSPNNAKLASTKQEVNKDIRKNNGRPLSQNGSAVMKKQMPRDIKRESATEGSSPPKLYKSSPSTPARTSPPKLRSSPPTPARTSPPRISVPAKANATSSPVSSVPNIKRRVTETVSWDTLPTCLIKSGKAVVRRKTIALIVAAEAQREATAAASLVKGLGIFTEILKSAEEDPHGAVNKFFQLNRLIIQQNIFWKDNSPDSGKESRPEKEKPWRKVSASQNKAAGSGAAKNPDDAYTSGKLEWAREDGFKEIRRSWIDLKRESQSWFLNFLEDALASGFKFESRAKNSTRERVRGQSKGGDGQIAVRLSQLKETSNWLDQQLQSEAGKPDDGLVETIERLKQKAYSCLLGTVETAASALESRNGCS from the exons ATGGCATCTCTTACTCCAGGGATACTGTTAAAGGTTCTCAAACATATAAACTCTGATGTGAAAGTATGTGGAGAACACCGGTCAATTCTTCTCCAAGTTATTAGCATCGTTCCTGCAATTACTGGTTCAGAACTTTGGCCAGACCATGGTTTCTTCATAAAAGTTTCAGATTCATCACACTCAACATATGTGTCTTTATCAAAGGAGGACAATGAACTCATCTTATCAAACAAACTACAACTTGGACAGTTCATATatgttgaaaaggttcagtccagTGTTCCTGTTCCGGTTCTTGTTGGGGTCAGAGCAGTCCCAGGAAGGAACCCTTTCATTGGAAACCCAAAGGATTTGATGCAAATGTCAACTCCCTCTGGGGTTTTGGAAGCACTGGATCAACAACGGAAAACTACCAAGCCAACTGAATTGTCTGAGAGTGAAAAGGAAAACTCTCAGAGGAAGGTAGTCATCAAAGAGCAGAAGGCCGGTGTTGCTTCCCGTTACATGCTTGGGATATCAAGCAACAATGGTAAAATTACCAATCTAAACTCTAGCATGGATAGTGACAAAAGTAGTAATGGAGGAAGTAGTGTTTGCGATGCAAACCAAAAGCTGGTCTCTAGTGCTACGAAAGTGAAACAAGAGCCAAAACCTCAG GAAAGACCAAATATTACGTCTCCTAATAATGCCAAGTTAGCTTCTACAAAACAAGAAGTTAATAAAGACATACGCAAGAATAATGGCAGGCCACTCAGTCAGAACGGTTCTGCTGTAATGAAGAAGCAAATGCCAAGAGACATAAAAAGGGAATCAGCAACTGAAGGAAGCTCACCGCCAAAGCTTTATAAGAGTTCACCATCAACGCCAGCGAGAACTTCACCGCCAAAGCTCAGGAGTTCACCACCAACGCCAGCGAGAACTTCACCACCGAGAATCAGTGTGCCAGCAAAGGCAAATGCTACCTCCAGTCCAGTTTCTTCTGTGCCTAATATTAAAAGAAGAGTCACAGAAACCGTGTCCTGGGATACCCTTCCAACATGCTTGATCAAATCTGGAAAG GCGGTTGTCAGGAGGAAGACTATTGCTCTTATAGTAGCAGCAGAGGCTCAAAGGGAGGCTACTGCTGCTGCATCTCTTGTGAAAGGCCTTGG AATTTTTACCGAGATACTGAAATCCGCCGAGGAGGATCCGCATGGCGCAGTCAACAAGTTTTTTCAGCTGAACCGGCTTATCATTCAGCAAAACATTTTCTGGAAAGATAACTCGCCAGATTCTGGCAAGGAATCGCGACCAGAGAAAGAAAAGCCATGGAGGAAAGTTTCTGCATCTCAGAACAAAGCTGCTGGAAGTGGTGCAGCGAAGAACCCCGACGATGCGTATACCAGTGGAAAGCTGGAATGGGCCAGAGAGGATGGTTTCAAGGAGATCCGCAGGTCGTGGATCGATCTGAAAAGGGAATCACAGTCATGGTTTCTGAACTTCCTGGAAGACGCACTTGCGTCCGGATTCAAATTTGAGAGCCGAGCGAAGAACAGCACCAGAGAACGGGTGAGAGGGCAGTCCAAGGGTGGCGACGGGCAGATCGCGGTCCGGCTGTCGCAGCTCAAGGAGACCAGCAACTGGCTTGATCAGCAGCTGCAGAGCGAGGCGGGGAAACCTGACGACGGTTTGGTCGAAACCATCGAGCGGCTGAAGCAGAAGGCCTACTCGTGCCTGCTCGGAACCGTCGAGACCGCGGCGTCGGCTCTTGAAAGCAGAAACGGCTGTAGCTGA